The Methanosarcina barkeri MS DNA window GGAGATAAAAGAACATAGAGAAATTATGTTTGACCTTCTGGGAGTTAAACCTCAGGTATTCCGGAATACCGAACTGCTTTACAATAACACTATAGCAAAGCTTGTTTCGGATCTTGGGTACAGAGCGATCCTTACCGAAGGAGCGGATCATATGCTTGAGGGAAGGTCACCCAACGTACTTTACAGGGCAAAAGGTTCGGGACTTCCTATTATCTTCAGGAATTACAAGTTGAGTGACGATATAGGATACAGGTTTTCTGCAAGGTGGTGGGAAGGATATCCCCTGACTGCAAAGAAATGGGCCTCATGGGCTTCAGGGAATAATGAAAATTGTGTTAATATCTTTATGGACTATGAGACCTTTGGAGAGCATCAGTGGAAAGAAACCGGGATATTTTCCTTCCTGAAAGAACTTCCCGGGGAAGTACTCAAGACTCAACTGGACTTCAGCACCCCTATTGAGCTTGTCGAAAAATATTCACCTGTAGCTGATATCGATGTTGGGGACTTTTCCACAATTTCCTGGGCTGATATGGAACGCGATACAAGCGCATGGCTTGGGAACGACATGCAAAGGCGCTGCTTTGAAGAAATAAAGCTGCTTGAGCCCTTTGTGAGGAAGACGGAGGACCCTGAAATCCTGCATATATGGAAGCATCTGCTGACTTCGGACCATTATTACTATATGTGTACCAAATGGCTCGGAGATGGGGATGTACATTCATATTTCAGTGTTCACTCCACGCCTTTCGATGCAGCGGTTAATTTCATGGCTGTACTTATGGATTTCAAAGCACAGGTATTCAGAAAACTTCGCACAATAGCTTAACTAAAGAACACATACTAATTCATGGGAGTCAGGTCACATGGTAAGAGACTTATTCATGTTTGCAGGTTTCAATGAGAACTCGCAGATTGTATGGTTTAAGATAATCTACTCGAAAGAACCCGGATCTCTGTCTTTAATAAGTGACTTTCTCGAAAAAGAGAACGCCTTCATTATGTTTGGTCATCTAGATAATATTACACAGAAAACCGGAGAATATTCAGTATTTACCGAACTTGACAAAGATGTTGATCCAGAAAGTTTCGCCCAAAAAATAAAGGAACTTGAAGTTGTAAATGAAGTTGAATATGGGATTTCAGAATACGGGATGGTTTATTCCGTGGACTTCCCTCTAAATGTTATAGGAGTCAGGGGAGTTATGGCAAGGGCACTTACCATTGTTGATATCATTAAAACTCTCAACCAGAGTGCGCCGCATGCAGAAGGGCTTCTCACTCTTTCAGGACTTAAGGGTGGGACTCACGCAGCAAAGTATTTCAAGAGTATTCTGGACCTTAATGACAGTAATTTTGCAAGCATGCTTGCAGAACTCTTCAAAGGCGTGGGCTGGGGAATTCTGGAAATCGAATGTGATCCCAAAACTTATGAAGGAAAAATCATTGTGAAAGACTCATTTATAGCTGATGTTTACGGAGGGTCGGAACAGCCAGTTTGTGCCTATATGAGCGGTTATTTTGCAGGTTACCTGACCGAATATTTCGGGAAAAACATAAGTGTGAGAGAGGTAAGCTGTAAAGCTACAGGAAAGGAAGTCTGCGAACACATAATCTCGCCGGCGCCGTCGGGCGGTACAAGCCAGGAATACCAGATGAGAGGGGTGACGCGGTGATAAAGCAACCCAATGTTATTCTCGGAAATGACGATCTGCTTGTAACAATGGGAAAAAAAGGGGAGATCATAGGTTTTTTTTACCCCCGTCGAGACCATGCTCAGCATGTCGAAGAATCCGTCGCCTGTATCCATACAGGAGAAAGGCTTCTCTGGACCAATGATAACGAATGGCACGGCATCCAGAATTATATAGAGGACACAAATATTGTGTCAACAAAACTTTATCATGATTCGGGAATCCGTATTTCCATTCTTGACCTTGTGCACCCTGATGTGCCTGTCCTTATCCGCAGGTTTAAGGTCCAGTCCCAGAAAAAGCTTTCAGGAAAATTCTTTTATTACTCGAATTTTAACGTAGGGGAAACCTCCAAGAAAAACTCCGGGTTTTGCGATACCGATATTCATTTGCTCGTACAGTACTGGCAAAACTATCATATAGGGATATATTCCCAGCCAGAGTTTAATGAGTGGCAAATCGGAAAGGCAATGGATACTATATGGTGGACGAATTCCAAATATGATATGGAAGACGGAAAACTTCAGGGGAATAAAGAAGACATAGGAAACATTAATAACGCGGCTGGCTGGGATCTTGAACTGGAGGCTGACGGAGCAAACGAGTTTGTGATCCTTATAGGCGCTGCTTCTTCCCGACGCATCCTGTATAAGAGAATGCAGGAGCTCTCAAAACTGCCTCTTGAATACATTTTTGAAAAGACGCGGGAACACTGGGTTATGTGGCTTTCCAGAAAGCAGGTAATCAAAATTCCAGGGCTCGAAGAATACGAGAACCTGCGTCAAGATCTGTTCAATGCCTATAACCGAGCTCTTTTGATGCTTTACCTCCTTAATGACCGCGAATATGGGTCTTTTGTAGCTGCTCCGGAGTTTGACTCAAACTTTGAGAAATGCGGAGGATATGGATTCTGCTGGAACAGAGATGCTGCAGAAATCGTGCTCGCACTAAAGCACTCAGGCTATCCAGGTTACTGTGACATGTTTTTCAAATGGTGCATCCAGACTCAGCTCTCCGATGGTTCCTGGTTTCAACGCTACTGGCTAAATGGGGATATAGCTCCCTCCTGGGGCAACTTTGACTACTCAACTCAGATTGACGAAACCGGGTCCACACTCTATGCTATGGATGTTTATTACGGAATTCTCGAAGGCCTGAAAAAAGCTGAGTTTCTTGAAGAGGTATGGGTCTCGGTACTCAGGGCTGCCGAATACCTGATGAAGCGGACCAAGTCAGGAATTCACGAAAGATGCATGGATCTCTGGGAGACTTACTACGGAATTTTTACATATACAAATGCTTCAATTTATGCCGGGCTCATGGGTGCTTCCCATCTGGCTGAAGAAAATGGAGAAGCTGGCATGGCAAGGCGCTGGAAAAAGAGAGCAGAATTCGTCAAACAGGCCACAATTGACCGTTTCTGGCTTCAGGAAGGCTACTTTGCAAAAGGAGTAATTAACGAGAAACTGGACAAAACGATTGATGCAAGTATTCTAGGCACCTATGTCCCTTTTGGAATGCTCTCTGCAAAAGACCCCCTGGAAAAGGATATGATTCAGTTCATGATAGAGAACATTCAAAAGAAACTCTCAGTACCTATAAATCTCGGTTACGGCATCAAAAGGTATGAAAATGACAGTTACATAAATGGAAACCCATGGGTAGTAACTACACTCTGGCTTTCGGAAGCAATGTTTACCTTTGCCCTTGAACTCTCCTATGAAAAAGAAAGCTCTGCTCCCACGCATGAGAATTCATATGAAAAAGAAGAAAAACCTGAAGAAAAAGTGAAAAGACTGACCAGTGAAGGAATTGGCTACCTCAAATGGGCTCTTGCCGGAGCAACCAGTACAGGCCTTCTCCCGGAGCAGGTGGATAAGTCTACAGGCAGCCCTGCCTGGGCAATCCCTCTTGGATGGAGTGGATCTCTGATACTTAATAATATTCTGCTTCTGGACAAAATCTGCAGGAGAAAAGCCGGAAATCGACAAGAAAGTTAAGATGCAAAAAGTCTGAGAAAAAGAGAAACACAGTGAATTACGCAGTTTTTCACCTATCGGAATAAATATTTAAGGAATTGAAGGAGGAAAAAGCTCCTAAAAGCAAGAAAAGCAATGAAAAACTACCTCCTTACATCCTTCATCCACGATATCCATTCATCCACGCTTCTCCGCGTTGATAGCAGTTTTGGGATCAATTTTTAGATTACCAGAATTTCTGCCGAAATATAGACTTTTTTAGTTTAAGTTTAGACTTCCTTTCTAATTTCTGTTGCCCCACCGAGGTATGGCCTGAGAACCTCAGGGATTTCCACACTTCCGTCCTCACGCTGATAGTTTTCGAGTATCGCAACGACCGTCCTCCCTACAGCAAGACCTGAGCCATTAAGAGTATGGACGAACTGAGGGCCATCAGGAGTCCTGAAGCGGATATTAGCCCTTCTGGCCTGGAAGTTCTCGAAATTGGAGCACGAAG harbors:
- a CDS encoding glycoside hydrolase family 57 protein; this translates as MTSVCMYFQAHQPFRLRRFWPDDRSGFFRYFDERSNREIFERVARKCYIPANRLLLDALDEHKGEFRFSLSVTGTLLEQCELWGKDALEGFRQMAETRAVEFLDETFYHSLSSLFEDKTEFIEEIKEHREIMFDLLGVKPQVFRNTELLYNNTIAKLVSDLGYRAILTEGADHMLEGRSPNVLYRAKGSGLPIIFRNYKLSDDIGYRFSARWWEGYPLTAKKWASWASGNNENCVNIFMDYETFGEHQWKETGIFSFLKELPGEVLKTQLDFSTPIELVEKYSPVADIDVGDFSTISWADMERDTSAWLGNDMQRRCFEEIKLLEPFVRKTEDPEILHIWKHLLTSDHYYYMCTKWLGDGDVHSYFSVHSTPFDAAVNFMAVLMDFKAQVFRKLRTIA
- a CDS encoding V4R domain-containing protein codes for the protein MVRDLFMFAGFNENSQIVWFKIIYSKEPGSLSLISDFLEKENAFIMFGHLDNITQKTGEYSVFTELDKDVDPESFAQKIKELEVVNEVEYGISEYGMVYSVDFPLNVIGVRGVMARALTIVDIIKTLNQSAPHAEGLLTLSGLKGGTHAAKYFKSILDLNDSNFASMLAELFKGVGWGILEIECDPKTYEGKIIVKDSFIADVYGGSEQPVCAYMSGYFAGYLTEYFGKNISVREVSCKATGKEVCEHIISPAPSGGTSQEYQMRGVTR
- a CDS encoding glycoside hydrolase family 15 protein, whose product is MIKQPNVILGNDDLLVTMGKKGEIIGFFYPRRDHAQHVEESVACIHTGERLLWTNDNEWHGIQNYIEDTNIVSTKLYHDSGIRISILDLVHPDVPVLIRRFKVQSQKKLSGKFFYYSNFNVGETSKKNSGFCDTDIHLLVQYWQNYHIGIYSQPEFNEWQIGKAMDTIWWTNSKYDMEDGKLQGNKEDIGNINNAAGWDLELEADGANEFVILIGAASSRRILYKRMQELSKLPLEYIFEKTREHWVMWLSRKQVIKIPGLEEYENLRQDLFNAYNRALLMLYLLNDREYGSFVAAPEFDSNFEKCGGYGFCWNRDAAEIVLALKHSGYPGYCDMFFKWCIQTQLSDGSWFQRYWLNGDIAPSWGNFDYSTQIDETGSTLYAMDVYYGILEGLKKAEFLEEVWVSVLRAAEYLMKRTKSGIHERCMDLWETYYGIFTYTNASIYAGLMGASHLAEENGEAGMARRWKKRAEFVKQATIDRFWLQEGYFAKGVINEKLDKTIDASILGTYVPFGMLSAKDPLEKDMIQFMIENIQKKLSVPINLGYGIKRYENDSYINGNPWVVTTLWLSEAMFTFALELSYEKESSAPTHENSYEKEEKPEEKVKRLTSEGIGYLKWALAGATSTGLLPEQVDKSTGSPAWAIPLGWSGSLILNNILLLDKICRRKAGNRQES